A part of Paenibacillus sp. 481 genomic DNA contains:
- a CDS encoding response regulator transcription factor, with protein MNNGNGNGSVSGHVLIVEDEAKIARVMKLELEYEGYTVDIAGTGTEGLSKFNAGQWDLVLLDVMLPELNGLEVLRRIRATGNVTPVILITARDSVPDKVSGLDLGANDYITKPFQIEELLARIRACLRIHQLMHKEVEIKESLLQIGDLTINEKARSVKRGEKEIELTPREFDLLVFLMNHPNQVLNREQILTNVWGFDYYGDTNVVDVYIRYLRKKVDHDFATTLIHTVRGVGYVMKE; from the coding sequence ATGAACAACGGAAACGGAAATGGAAGTGTAAGTGGGCACGTTCTGATCGTTGAAGATGAAGCAAAAATTGCACGCGTCATGAAACTAGAGCTGGAATATGAGGGATATACCGTCGATATTGCGGGGACAGGTACCGAAGGACTGAGTAAATTTAATGCTGGTCAATGGGATCTTGTTCTGCTCGATGTGATGCTACCTGAGCTGAATGGACTTGAGGTGCTACGACGTATTCGGGCTACAGGCAATGTAACGCCTGTCATTTTAATTACAGCTAGAGATTCCGTGCCTGATAAAGTAAGCGGGCTTGATCTCGGTGCGAACGACTATATTACGAAGCCTTTTCAAATTGAAGAATTACTTGCGCGCATTCGTGCATGTCTGCGTATTCATCAACTCATGCATAAAGAAGTCGAAATTAAGGAATCCCTATTGCAGATCGGTGATTTAACGATCAATGAAAAAGCCCGCAGCGTGAAACGCGGTGAGAAAGAAATTGAACTCACGCCACGAGAGTTCGACTTGCTCGTCTTTCTAATGAATCACCCGAATCAGGTGCTGAATCGCGAGCAAATTTTGACGAATGTGTGGGGCTTTGATTATTATGGCGACACGAACGTGGTCGATGTGTATATCCGTTATTTACGTAAAAAGGTGGACCATGACTTCGCGACTACCCTTATTCATACGGTACGCGGAGTCGGGTATGTGATGAAGGAGTAG
- a CDS encoding TetR/AcrR family transcriptional regulator — translation MRDRIRTAAIALLTERGLKFTTHELAARLGTSKRTIYQYYESKEQLISAIVDESIAEVIQTEQHIYNDSALTSVQKLYAVLSIVPQGLRLGDKRLLAEIKRYAPLEWEKINKLLQEEWGTVTAIVEAGIANGEFRPVHVQTIIQMMKGASAAIFDPEFLMHSSHTVTQNVAIMVDVLVHGLCKQTESKVDTCE, via the coding sequence ATGAGGGATCGAATCAGGACTGCCGCTATTGCATTATTAACGGAACGAGGATTGAAATTTACGACTCATGAGCTTGCGGCACGATTAGGGACAAGTAAAAGAACGATATATCAATACTATGAATCGAAAGAGCAATTGATCAGCGCGATTGTCGATGAATCTATTGCTGAGGTGATCCAGACAGAGCAGCACATCTATAACGATTCTGCCTTGACCTCTGTGCAGAAGCTATATGCGGTGCTGTCTATCGTCCCGCAAGGATTGCGCTTAGGAGACAAACGTCTTCTCGCTGAGATTAAACGATATGCTCCGTTAGAATGGGAGAAAATAAATAAGTTGCTGCAAGAAGAGTGGGGGACGGTTACCGCTATCGTAGAAGCGGGGATAGCTAATGGGGAATTTAGACCCGTGCATGTGCAGACGATTATTCAGATGATGAAGGGAGCGTCTGCGGCTATTTTTGACCCAGAATTCCTTATGCATTCATCTCATACGGTTACACAAAACGTAGCCATAATGGTTGATGTGCTTGTCCATGGACTTTGTAAACAAACCGAATCGAAAGTCGATACATGTGAGTGA
- a CDS encoding DUF5360 family protein, with amino-acid sequence MIRAMRALFWITDIFFIVYWLMTALSLFPPEVVYNDYTNPILVAWNWSFMPLDLLISATGFYSLWLQRKQQELWKPWALISLVLTSCSGLQAIAYWSLRLEFDPFWWGLNLYLLIYPLIFIPWLVRKSVARTV; translated from the coding sequence ATGATTCGAGCGATGCGAGCTTTATTTTGGATCACGGACATCTTTTTTATAGTGTATTGGTTGATGACCGCGCTATCTTTATTTCCGCCGGAGGTCGTATACAACGATTATACGAATCCTATTCTTGTGGCTTGGAACTGGTCGTTTATGCCGCTTGATTTACTCATATCAGCGACAGGTTTTTATAGCTTGTGGTTGCAGCGCAAGCAGCAAGAATTGTGGAAGCCATGGGCCTTAATATCACTTGTGCTGACTTCCTGTTCAGGCTTGCAGGCGATTGCATATTGGTCGCTCCGCCTAGAGTTCGATCCGTTCTGGTGGGGACTCAATTTGTATTTGCTGATTTATCCTTTGATATTTATCCCTTGGTTAGTTCGTAAAAGTGTAGCGCGAACTGTGTAG
- a CDS encoding DUF3817 domain-containing protein, producing MLSTPIGRLRVVGIIEGISYLVLLLIAMPLKYWADFPQAVKVAGMAHGVLFCLYVAAVAHVMFAHRWPIGRAIVAIVASLVPIGNFWFDRQLKQEQQHRS from the coding sequence ATGTTAAGTACCCCTATTGGTCGCTTGCGTGTAGTCGGTATAATCGAAGGTATTTCATACCTCGTCCTGTTGCTTATCGCAATGCCGCTAAAATATTGGGCTGACTTTCCTCAGGCCGTAAAAGTTGCAGGTATGGCGCATGGCGTCTTGTTCTGCCTCTATGTGGCTGCTGTCGCGCATGTGATGTTTGCGCATCGTTGGCCGATTGGCCGCGCAATCGTCGCGATTGTGGCATCACTCGTGCCGATCGGGAACTTCTGGTTCGATCGTCAATTGAAGCAAGAGCAGCAGCATAGATCCTAG
- a CDS encoding aspartyl-phosphate phosphatase Spo0E family protein, with the protein MPELYKNGDSDLLKKIAAHRKKLVDAVENGLSLTDDYVIKLSQELDDVLLEAQKKHLLKKALKEIASSLEE; encoded by the coding sequence TTGCCAGAACTATATAAGAACGGGGACAGTGATTTATTAAAAAAGATTGCAGCTCATCGAAAGAAGCTTGTTGATGCTGTAGAAAACGGACTCTCGTTGACAGATGACTACGTTATCAAATTAAGTCAAGAATTAGATGACGTATTGTTAGAAGCCCAGAAAAAGCATCTTTTAAAAAAGGCTCTAAAAGAGATAGCAAGTAGTTTGGAAGAGTAG
- a CDS encoding DJ-1/PfpI family protein: MSEQRQWSVGIVLFDEVEVLDFAGPFEVFSVAAYEHHVAKDEGFPFIVRTVSEAGVMISACNGLKVQPDYSFANAPHFDIVVVPGGWGAREREIHNESMIRWIQTRAPLTELMTSVCTGSLLLAKAGLLDEKRATTHWASYERFESEFPTVQVVRDVKYVDEGNLLTSGGISAGIHMSFHIVRRLLGVDIARSTAKRMEYDIIFEDDTDV, from the coding sequence ATGAGCGAACAGCGTCAGTGGAGTGTCGGAATTGTACTTTTTGATGAAGTGGAAGTGCTTGATTTTGCAGGGCCATTCGAAGTATTTTCTGTTGCAGCTTACGAGCATCATGTAGCGAAGGACGAAGGATTTCCTTTTATCGTTCGTACCGTCTCCGAGGCGGGAGTGATGATATCGGCTTGTAACGGGCTAAAAGTACAGCCCGACTATAGCTTCGCGAATGCGCCTCATTTTGATATCGTTGTCGTCCCCGGTGGTTGGGGAGCGAGAGAACGAGAGATTCATAACGAATCAATGATTCGTTGGATACAGACGCGTGCGCCATTAACAGAACTGATGACATCCGTGTGTACAGGATCTTTATTGCTAGCTAAAGCCGGATTGTTGGATGAAAAAAGAGCGACAACCCACTGGGCGAGTTACGAGCGCTTCGAGAGCGAGTTCCCAACGGTGCAAGTTGTGCGCGATGTAAAGTATGTGGATGAAGGCAATCTATTGACTTCAGGCGGTATTTCAGCGGGCATCCATATGTCCTTTCATATTGTGCGACGCTTGTTAGGTGTTGATATTGCCCGTAGCACAGCGAAGCGCATGGAGTATGACATTATTTTTGAAGATGATACCGACGTATAA
- a CDS encoding TrmB family transcriptional regulator, whose amino-acid sequence MLQKFGFSQYESKVYETLVTSEDAMDTTTLVKHSGVPKAKIYEVISRMIDKGLILDSISNKKKLYAAVPMQVVIDKLSHEFEQQIARLKQVGKQKSYANDQVWSLKTDSSIEAFCKHMIAEAKQSIILSMWSDEFAEVKPLLEQKAREGVRVEALVTGAPPIHADIAKLYTLIPTEEHMHLERFKLIVADSEQLLFAGMEDGSWKAMRTMAQPFVKFFVEYFYHDVALAKITDKYHADLMRDAEIKSILMQLRY is encoded by the coding sequence ATGCTGCAAAAATTCGGTTTCTCGCAATACGAGAGCAAAGTTTATGAGACGCTCGTGACGAGCGAAGATGCGATGGACACGACGACATTAGTTAAGCATTCTGGCGTGCCCAAAGCGAAAATATATGAAGTGATTTCCCGGATGATCGATAAAGGATTAATTTTGGATTCGATATCGAACAAGAAGAAATTGTATGCGGCCGTGCCGATGCAGGTTGTCATCGACAAGCTGTCCCATGAGTTCGAGCAGCAGATTGCCCGCTTGAAACAGGTTGGCAAGCAGAAGTCGTATGCCAACGACCAAGTATGGAGCTTAAAGACGGATAGCTCGATCGAAGCATTTTGCAAGCATATGATTGCAGAGGCGAAGCAATCGATCATCCTCTCGATGTGGAGCGATGAGTTTGCGGAAGTGAAGCCTTTGCTAGAGCAGAAGGCGCGGGAAGGTGTACGCGTTGAAGCACTCGTGACAGGAGCCCCGCCGATACACGCAGACATTGCTAAGTTATACACGTTGATTCCGACCGAGGAGCATATGCATCTGGAACGATTTAAGCTTATCGTTGCCGATTCCGAGCAGTTGTTGTTTGCCGGGATGGAAGATGGCTCGTGGAAAGCGATGCGGACGATGGCCCAGCCGTTTGTGAAATTTTTTGTGGAATATTTTTATCATGATGTGGCACTCGCCAAAATTACAGACAAGTATCACGCCGATTTGATGCGCGATGCGGAAATTAAGTCGATTTTGATGCAACTGCGTTACTAA
- the cdaS gene encoding sporulation-specific diadenylate cyclase CdaS, which translates to MELGNCDTSMMKQLLQADLEHLSIDIQRSKEVLQHDTGCLLGLFEQIRQHFTHIEATATSFYLNCYLSPYIEQYAELTKSITYLAAHKIGALIVVQREDLLEELIQIGTPIGATLTHTLLESIFNPGTPLHDGAVIIRSNVIVSAGNILPLTRTAPIGKKMGTRHRAALGLSEQSDALVLVVSEESGRASFALDGKLYPITAGGLLN; encoded by the coding sequence ATGGAACTTGGCAATTGCGATACGTCTATGATGAAACAACTGCTGCAAGCTGATTTAGAGCATCTATCCATCGACATTCAGCGCAGCAAAGAAGTGCTGCAACATGACACAGGCTGCTTACTCGGCTTATTCGAACAAATTCGGCAGCACTTTACGCACATTGAAGCAACGGCTACTTCGTTCTACTTAAATTGCTATTTATCACCGTATATCGAACAATATGCAGAGTTGACGAAGAGCATTACGTATTTGGCAGCGCATAAGATTGGGGCGCTTATTGTCGTCCAGCGTGAGGATTTACTTGAAGAGCTTATACAGATCGGCACGCCAATTGGAGCAACATTGACCCATACGCTATTGGAATCTATTTTCAATCCAGGAACACCGCTGCATGACGGTGCTGTTATTATTCGCTCTAACGTCATCGTGTCAGCTGGAAACATTTTGCCACTAACCCGTACTGCACCGATCGGCAAAAAAATGGGAACCCGTCATCGCGCAGCATTGGGCTTAAGTGAGCAAAGCGACGCACTAGTGCTTGTCGTATCCGAGGAGTCAGGCAGAGCGTCTTTTGCTTTGGACGGTAAGCTGTATCCGATAACCGCTGGTGGTTTACTCAACTGA
- a CDS encoding MFS transporter, with translation MNFRVYILAIAAFVVGTVELIIGGILDQVAADMNISVSAAGQLITIFSIVFAIAAPILMNLTAKVERKKLYLISLVVFMISNIIVALSSSYAMVMAARALSAAGGALIIVLSITIASSLVKPEFKGRAIGIIFMGISGSLVLGVPIGMVIGNAYGWRSPFWFIAALTVVAMIGIFAFLDKIQPTAVVPLRQQLASLKSAKIISGQLITFLFLTGHLTLYAYLTPYLQETFQLNSTWITIVYFLFGIAAVAGGGMGGVMADKLGTKRALLLIVSTFAVTMFVLPLTAQISLFVFMAVMMIWSALSWAVSPAQQSYLMQSAPETAEIQSSLNTSIMHLGIAAGSVVGGVVIDHSSVLNNAWVGCAFVVVALGCAAFSVTRPMKTAVPAKAE, from the coding sequence TTGAACTTTCGTGTATACATTTTAGCAATCGCCGCTTTCGTCGTAGGTACAGTGGAGTTGATTATCGGTGGTATTCTTGACCAAGTTGCCGCAGATATGAACATCTCTGTAAGTGCGGCAGGACAGCTGATCACCATTTTCTCAATTGTGTTTGCGATTGCAGCACCAATATTAATGAATCTTACAGCTAAAGTTGAACGCAAAAAGCTGTATTTAATCTCATTGGTTGTGTTTATGATTTCCAATATCATTGTTGCGCTTAGCTCCAGTTATGCGATGGTCATGGCAGCAAGAGCATTGTCAGCAGCAGGTGGCGCACTCATCATCGTTCTCTCGATTACGATTGCGTCCAGCTTAGTAAAGCCTGAATTTAAAGGCCGCGCTATCGGTATTATTTTCATGGGTATTAGTGGTTCGCTTGTGTTAGGTGTGCCAATCGGGATGGTTATCGGAAACGCGTATGGCTGGAGATCGCCATTCTGGTTTATTGCAGCTCTTACCGTTGTAGCGATGATCGGAATTTTTGCTTTCTTGGACAAAATTCAACCTACGGCTGTCGTACCTTTACGTCAACAACTCGCTTCGTTGAAAAGTGCTAAAATCATTAGCGGTCAACTGATAACGTTCCTGTTCTTAACTGGACATTTAACGTTGTACGCGTACTTGACGCCTTATTTGCAAGAAACGTTCCAACTCAACTCAACATGGATAACTATCGTGTACTTCTTGTTCGGTATCGCAGCTGTTGCCGGCGGTGGTATGGGCGGCGTGATGGCAGATAAACTCGGCACCAAACGTGCGCTACTGCTTATCGTTTCCACGTTTGCAGTTACGATGTTCGTCTTGCCGTTAACAGCTCAAATCTCATTGTTTGTGTTTATGGCTGTAATGATGATTTGGAGTGCGCTTAGTTGGGCGGTATCCCCTGCTCAACAGAGCTACTTGATGCAAAGTGCGCCGGAAACAGCGGAAATTCAATCTAGCTTGAATACATCCATTATGCATTTAGGTATCGCGGCAGGTTCGGTTGTTGGTGGTGTTGTGATTGATCACAGCTCTGTCCTGAACAATGCATGGGTCGGTTGTGCCTTTGTCGTCGTTGCACTTGGCTGTGCAGCGTTCTCAGTTACACGTCCGATGAAGACTGCTGTTCCAGCTAAAGCTGAATAA
- a CDS encoding YciI family protein, with amino-acid sequence MAHFAAILHMHDVEKSQTFRPNHLSYLEELGKQGKIFAKGPFGDGSGGMVVYIADTLEEAQQLAQQDPYVVEGARKLDLREWKI; translated from the coding sequence ATGGCTCATTTTGCTGCAATCTTACATATGCATGATGTTGAAAAAAGCCAAACGTTTCGCCCAAACCACTTGTCCTACTTAGAGGAATTGGGCAAGCAGGGTAAAATTTTTGCGAAAGGGCCGTTTGGCGATGGCTCTGGCGGGATGGTCGTGTACATTGCCGACACGTTGGAGGAAGCTCAACAGTTGGCGCAACAAGACCCTTATGTTGTCGAGGGCGCACGTAAATTAGATTTGCGTGAATGGAAAATATAA
- a CDS encoding TetR/AcrR family transcriptional regulator, translated as MAGKKELRAEETKRAILAAAGQLFAEQGFDVVTMRQIAKAAGCSHTAIYIYFKDKEALLHHLAKQPLQTLYEQMEAELGNKSLSPEQLLKSVCRVFISFCLTNRKLYHLFFMVKSSRVDEEQPALEVQQLRNGLFALLQRAVHIYVASAHTAHTAQAAQAAQSNLPKDTVLAYSRIVFFTLHGVIGTYVDSEEPFDMLMERLHATIDLALEVMLAGITSTIKRGE; from the coding sequence ATGGCAGGAAAAAAAGAGCTGCGCGCAGAGGAGACGAAGCGAGCGATTTTGGCAGCGGCGGGACAGCTTTTTGCAGAGCAGGGATTTGATGTCGTGACGATGAGACAAATCGCCAAAGCAGCCGGCTGTTCGCATACAGCTATTTATATTTACTTTAAAGATAAAGAAGCGCTGTTGCATCATTTGGCCAAGCAGCCTTTGCAAACGTTGTACGAACAAATGGAAGCTGAACTTGGTAATAAGTCGCTGTCACCCGAACAATTATTGAAATCGGTCTGCCGTGTATTTATTTCTTTTTGCCTGACAAATCGAAAGCTATATCATCTGTTCTTTATGGTTAAATCATCACGAGTGGACGAGGAGCAGCCAGCCTTAGAGGTGCAACAGTTGCGCAATGGGCTGTTTGCCTTGCTGCAACGGGCAGTGCATATTTATGTGGCGTCAGCCCACACGGCGCACACGGCGCAAGCTGCCCAAGCTGCACAGTCCAATCTACCGAAAGATACCGTTCTGGCGTACAGCCGCATCGTATTTTTTACGCTGCATGGCGTGATTGGCACTTATGTCGATTCGGAAGAACCGTTCGACATGCTGATGGAAAGATTACATGCGACCATTGACCTTGCATTAGAAGTGATGCTTGCTGGCATAACATCAACGATAAAAAGGGGAGAATGA
- a CDS encoding MBL fold metallo-hydrolase yields the protein MLKIERVSEHIWSIKTWLLIPIRVWVVVSEDGVTLVDGGMPFMAKGIMKFIDSLNAGPLRRIVLTHGHSDHVGAIHKIVDSQGTDAISVYAHRIEIPYMEGQIPYPRRKKVEHNLRAGLAQPLSDDATGALHPIAGLQPYLTPGHSPGHIVYYHEQDQVLLAGDLFTSRSGKLRRPMLMFTADMAEAVKSSRIVSELNPKRLEVCHGGPVLEPSWQIESYMQGVSLLKGNV from the coding sequence ATGCTAAAAATCGAACGAGTTTCTGAACATATTTGGAGTATCAAAACATGGCTGCTTATTCCGATTCGCGTCTGGGTAGTTGTGAGCGAAGATGGCGTTACACTTGTGGACGGCGGAATGCCATTTATGGCTAAAGGGATTATGAAATTCATCGACAGCTTAAATGCGGGGCCGTTGCGGCGAATTGTACTCACACACGGTCACTCTGACCATGTCGGAGCCATTCACAAAATCGTAGACAGTCAAGGAACGGACGCGATTTCGGTATACGCACATCGTATCGAAATTCCATATATGGAAGGTCAAATCCCGTATCCGCGGCGCAAGAAGGTAGAGCATAATTTACGTGCTGGACTAGCCCAGCCGCTAAGTGATGATGCCACAGGCGCTTTGCATCCGATAGCTGGCTTGCAGCCTTATTTGACACCGGGGCACTCACCCGGGCATATCGTATACTATCATGAGCAGGATCAAGTACTGCTCGCGGGAGATTTATTTACATCAAGAAGCGGGAAGCTGCGGCGCCCCATGCTTATGTTTACGGCTGATATGGCCGAAGCGGTGAAAAGTAGCCGGATTGTAAGCGAGTTGAACCCGAAACGGCTGGAAGTCTGCCACGGTGGTCCCGTGCTAGAGCCTAGCTGGCAAATAGAGAGTTATATGCAAGGAGTCTCGCTGTTGAAAGGGAACGTCTAG
- a CDS encoding GNAT family N-acetyltransferase: protein MKYKNSLAGITSDHLQGFFVDWPNPPSPQTHLLLLKQSSKVILAIDDRTNQVVGFITAISDGVLSAYIPLLEVLPEYKQKGIGKELVNRMLQELEDVYMVDLCCDDDLVPYYDKLGMTKTNGMIKRNYHRQAGSQ, encoded by the coding sequence ATGAAATATAAGAACTCACTCGCTGGAATTACATCTGACCATTTACAAGGATTTTTTGTGGACTGGCCTAATCCGCCAAGCCCGCAGACTCACTTACTGCTGTTAAAGCAAAGCAGTAAAGTGATTCTTGCAATTGATGATCGTACGAATCAAGTTGTTGGATTTATTACAGCGATAAGCGATGGTGTACTATCTGCCTACATTCCACTTCTTGAAGTGTTACCCGAATACAAACAAAAAGGTATAGGCAAGGAATTAGTAAATCGGATGCTACAAGAATTAGAAGACGTATACATGGTTGATCTATGTTGTGACGATGACTTAGTTCCTTATTATGATAAGCTCGGAATGACGAAGACAAACGGTATGATTAAGAGGAACTATCATAGGCAAGCTGGAAGCCAATAA
- a CDS encoding amidohydrolase → MAKILIKNVTIATMIAGAADTPLVGDILIDGDRISAMQADIHEPAAEVIQGAGYVAMPGLINAHQHTPMSLLRAFSDDLILMDWLNHKMLPAEAKMTPEDIYWGAKLSMAEMIKTGTTTFADMYIHMNVIAQAVQEVGMRASLTRGLVFLEDDGGRRLTEALDLVERWSGKADGTITTMLGPHAPYTCPPEPLQEVIKLAEHTNVPIHIHLAETIEEVSKIRERYNQTPTEYLFHQGLFARAHVLLAHSVHLNRRDVGYLKGMRGGVSHNPVSNLKLGCGIAPIIDMMEQGITVGLGTDGAGSATTVDMFEEIKAAAWLQKLDYGDPTRMPAIQALRMATSESAKLLQIDKEVGTLEVGKKADLILINMKKPHLQPIHNVNSLLAYSANGADVDTTIVNGKILMKHRQLLTIDEDELYRQVSWRAKRLVEGV, encoded by the coding sequence ATGGCTAAAATACTAATTAAGAACGTGACTATCGCGACAATGATAGCGGGGGCTGCTGACACTCCTCTTGTCGGAGACATCCTTATTGATGGAGACCGCATTTCGGCCATGCAAGCAGACATTCATGAACCAGCCGCTGAAGTGATTCAAGGCGCGGGTTATGTCGCGATGCCTGGACTTATTAACGCACATCAGCATACGCCAATGAGCTTGTTGCGGGCATTTTCCGATGATTTAATCTTAATGGATTGGCTCAATCACAAAATGCTGCCTGCGGAGGCCAAAATGACCCCAGAGGATATTTATTGGGGAGCTAAGCTGTCCATGGCCGAAATGATAAAAACAGGCACGACTACCTTTGCCGATATGTACATTCATATGAATGTAATTGCGCAAGCGGTGCAAGAAGTCGGAATGCGGGCGTCATTGACGCGCGGGTTAGTCTTCTTAGAGGATGATGGGGGGCGTCGCTTGACAGAAGCGCTCGATTTAGTGGAGCGCTGGTCAGGGAAAGCGGATGGAACCATTACGACGATGTTAGGGCCGCACGCACCTTACACGTGCCCCCCTGAGCCTCTGCAAGAAGTGATCAAGCTGGCTGAACACACGAACGTGCCGATTCATATTCATTTGGCGGAGACGATAGAAGAAGTCAGCAAGATTCGGGAAAGGTACAATCAGACCCCGACCGAGTACTTGTTCCATCAGGGCTTATTTGCCCGTGCCCATGTCCTGTTAGCGCACAGTGTTCACCTGAATCGCAGAGATGTAGGTTATTTAAAAGGAATGCGCGGTGGTGTATCACACAATCCCGTTAGCAACCTGAAGTTGGGCTGCGGAATCGCCCCCATCATAGACATGATGGAGCAAGGGATTACGGTTGGCTTGGGGACGGATGGAGCGGGAAGCGCGACTACGGTAGATATGTTTGAGGAAATTAAAGCAGCTGCGTGGCTGCAAAAGCTGGACTACGGTGACCCCACGCGCATGCCCGCTATCCAAGCTTTGCGCATGGCGACATCTGAAAGTGCGAAGCTACTCCAGATTGATAAGGAAGTTGGCACACTGGAAGTTGGCAAAAAAGCGGATCTTATTTTAATAAATATGAAAAAGCCGCACCTCCAACCGATTCACAACGTGAATTCCCTACTTGCCTATAGTGCAAATGGCGCTGACGTTGATACGACAATCGTTAATGGCAAAATATTAATGAAGCATCGTCAATTGCTAACGATTGATGAGGATGAGTTATACCGTCAAGTATCATGGCGTGCCAAAAGACTCGTTGAGGGCGTTTGA
- a CDS encoding GNAT family N-acetyltransferase: MLSNKQRVRLKPIQPEDLQPLYDLIYGDPTPAWKQWDAPYFPLEIIPFSQFEEHFYKKQVNPVDPLDWMLIEVDNQIIGTVSYYWEHKPSNWLEVGIVIYQPTYWSNGYGTEALRIWIDDLFQKMSLARVGLTTWSGNERMMKAAEKLGMQLEGRMRKCRIHNGQHYDSIRMGVLREEWQAHWDESV; this comes from the coding sequence ATGTTGAGCAACAAGCAGCGAGTACGCTTAAAACCCATTCAACCTGAAGATTTACAACCTTTGTATGACCTTATTTATGGCGACCCTACTCCAGCTTGGAAGCAATGGGATGCACCCTATTTTCCACTTGAAATCATACCTTTCTCGCAGTTTGAAGAACATTTTTATAAGAAGCAAGTGAATCCCGTTGACCCTTTAGATTGGATGTTGATCGAGGTAGACAACCAAATCATTGGCACGGTCAGTTATTATTGGGAGCATAAGCCTTCCAATTGGCTCGAAGTTGGGATCGTTATCTACCAGCCCACGTATTGGAGCAACGGATACGGAACAGAAGCGCTGCGAATATGGATTGATGATTTGTTTCAAAAAATGAGCTTAGCAAGAGTCGGATTAACGACGTGGTCTGGCAATGAAAGAATGATGAAAGCAGCCGAAAAATTAGGGATGCAGCTCGAAGGCCGCATGCGCAAATGCCGCATCCATAACGGCCAGCATTATGATTCGATCCGCATGGGCGTATTACGCGAAGAATGGCAAGCTCATTGGGATGAATCGGTATGA
- a CDS encoding alpha/beta hydrolase produces the protein MSLNPTFKAILAKLEALQSRPLHLLTPEEARGHAKDPYSTRPVNPKLAGAERVTTSTIEGPFGPIPVRIYTPAGTGPFPVLVYFHGGGWVLGSLDGVDTICRRMTQLAKVVVVSVCYRLAPEHPFPVPVQEAMYVTQWVAEQAHSLQGDLNRIAVGGDSAGGNLAAAVTLMAKEQGGPALAAQLLIYPATNCMLQSDAYDQFATGYLVTRHAMEWFQNHYLPKPEDALNPLASPLLCDDMQGLPPAYIVTAQCDPLRDDGEQYAQRLQEAGVSVTLQRYEGMIHDFMSFADPPWEMEEALAAIDETAVAFKRYIYNDDPRSI, from the coding sequence ATGTCGTTGAATCCAACGTTTAAAGCTATTTTGGCAAAATTAGAAGCACTCCAATCCCGTCCACTTCACCTCCTCACTCCAGAGGAAGCACGCGGGCACGCGAAAGACCCTTATTCCACTCGCCCTGTAAATCCGAAGCTTGCCGGTGCAGAACGTGTAACAACGAGCACCATCGAAGGGCCGTTTGGACCGATTCCGGTACGCATTTATACACCTGCTGGAACAGGGCCGTTCCCTGTCCTCGTTTATTTTCATGGTGGCGGCTGGGTGCTCGGCAGCCTGGACGGTGTGGATACCATCTGTCGACGTATGACCCAGCTGGCTAAAGTCGTCGTCGTGTCCGTGTGCTACCGCTTAGCACCCGAACATCCATTTCCGGTGCCTGTACAGGAAGCGATGTACGTCACACAGTGGGTAGCCGAACAGGCGCATAGCTTGCAAGGTGATTTGAATCGAATCGCGGTTGGCGGAGACAGCGCGGGAGGCAATCTTGCTGCTGCCGTTACGCTAATGGCAAAAGAGCAAGGAGGGCCAGCACTAGCTGCCCAACTTCTTATTTATCCAGCAACAAACTGTATGCTGCAATCGGACGCTTACGATCAATTTGCGACAGGTTACCTCGTCACGCGTCACGCAATGGAATGGTTTCAAAATCATTATTTGCCCAAGCCTGAAGATGCGCTGAATCCGCTCGCCTCACCCTTGCTATGCGACGATATGCAAGGATTGCCACCAGCCTATATTGTGACCGCACAATGCGACCCGCTTCGCGATGATGGCGAACAATATGCACAGCGTTTGCAGGAAGCAGGAGTGTCGGTTACCTTGCAGCGCTATGAAGGCATGATTCATGATTTTATGTCCTTTGCCGACCCACCGTGGGAAATGGAAGAAGCATTAGCCGCCATTGACGAGACAGCAGTAGCGTTTAAGCGCTACATATACAACGATGATCCACGCTCAATCTAG